In one Brevibacillus composti genomic region, the following are encoded:
- the sigW gene encoding RNA polymerase sigma factor SigW, protein MEFVEKRLTQRAKSGDREAFAELIDIYKDKIFQLAYRMVGNRQDAEDIAQETFLRVYANLHTYDENFKFSTWIYRIATNLCIDRGRKKRPDFSLDEEVEPGQGMDWYSRLSSNEKNPADKVVTQELQETVQEALTHLSPKYRSIMILRYIEDLSLQEISEIVKLPVTTIKTRIHRGREALRSKLRFM, encoded by the coding sequence ATGGAGTTTGTAGAAAAACGATTAACGCAGCGTGCCAAGAGCGGAGACCGCGAAGCGTTTGCTGAGTTAATCGATATATATAAAGACAAGATATTTCAGCTCGCATACCGGATGGTGGGCAACCGTCAGGATGCAGAGGATATTGCGCAAGAGACTTTTTTGCGGGTCTACGCGAACTTGCACACATACGACGAGAATTTCAAATTTTCCACGTGGATTTACCGCATAGCGACCAATTTGTGCATTGACCGCGGGAGAAAAAAGCGGCCTGACTTTTCCCTGGATGAAGAAGTCGAACCGGGACAGGGGATGGACTGGTATTCCCGCCTGTCTTCCAACGAAAAAAACCCTGCGGACAAAGTGGTCACACAAGAATTGCAGGAAACGGTGCAGGAGGCTTTGACACATCTGTCACCCAAGTATCGGTCGATTATGATTTTGCGTTATATCGAGGACCTGTCGCTGCAGGAGATCAGTGAGATCGTCAAGCTGCCGGTCACGACGATAAAAACCCGTATCCATCGAGGACGGGAAGCACTGCGCAGCAAGCTGCGATTCATGTAA
- a CDS encoding stage II sporulation protein M gives MKAQLKNLWSDNRKYFLFACLLFGLGMVWGYLQSEAVEQIANALLEQLKDMVAKLEREGGGPLAVFWAIFKNNLFVSLFMMALGVFFAFLPVFSMLANGIVIGFILAKFHAAGINPWLMFTAGILPHGVFELAAVLFAAGVGIRLGVLSFRSVGSLIQPAKWGRVKNDWFDMLKQFPTSVITVIVLLFIAAIVETVVTPLIIQGVLGDQLKQINLFG, from the coding sequence ATGAAGGCGCAACTGAAAAACCTGTGGTCCGATAATCGAAAGTATTTTCTGTTTGCTTGCCTGTTGTTCGGCCTTGGCATGGTATGGGGATACCTGCAGAGTGAGGCCGTCGAGCAAATAGCGAATGCTCTGTTGGAGCAGTTGAAGGATATGGTGGCGAAATTGGAGCGCGAGGGCGGAGGACCGCTCGCTGTCTTTTGGGCCATTTTCAAAAATAATCTGTTCGTCTCCCTGTTCATGATGGCGCTTGGCGTATTTTTTGCGTTTTTGCCTGTATTCAGCATGTTGGCAAACGGCATCGTCATCGGATTTATTTTAGCGAAATTTCATGCTGCCGGTATCAATCCGTGGCTGATGTTTACCGCGGGAATTTTGCCTCACGGCGTATTTGAGCTCGCAGCCGTTTTATTTGCAGCGGGCGTGGGCATCAGGCTGGGCGTCCTTAGTTTTCGGTCGGTCGGCTCGCTGATTCAGCCGGCAAAGTGGGGACGAGTCAAAAATGATTGGTTTGATATGTTAAAGCAATTTCCCACCTCTGTTATAACAGTGATTGTCCTGCTGTTTATCGCGGCAATAGTGGAGACCGTAGTCACACCGCTGATTATTCAGGGGGTTCTGGGCGACCAACTCAAACAGATCAATCTGTTCGGCTAA
- the pdaB gene encoding polysaccharide deacetylase family sporulation protein PdaB produces the protein MKYMFVISPKQVKQWLIIVTALLMGIGLVYAERDSIAAIAEGNQAPQAIYKVDTKEKKIALTFDISWGETRAMPILDVLRDKNVNKATFFLSSPWSQRHPEIVKRIKDDGFEIGSHGHNHDNYSKYADEEIRTQIGKADTILHELTGKKPKLIRFPNGDFDKRVLKIAHSMGYTVIQWDTDSKDWMNPGVDTIVNNVLAKAHPGDIVLLHASDSCKETHLALPKIIDKLRADGYQFVTVSELIAGSQVKTQELN, from the coding sequence ATGAAATACATGTTCGTCATCAGCCCCAAACAAGTAAAACAGTGGCTGATCATCGTGACCGCTCTCTTGATGGGCATCGGTCTCGTCTACGCGGAAAGAGATTCGATCGCGGCCATCGCCGAAGGGAACCAGGCTCCGCAAGCAATCTACAAAGTGGACACCAAAGAGAAAAAAATCGCCTTGACCTTCGACATCAGCTGGGGAGAAACGCGGGCCATGCCCATCCTCGACGTCCTGCGGGACAAAAACGTCAACAAGGCAACCTTTTTTCTATCCTCCCCCTGGAGCCAGCGTCATCCGGAGATCGTCAAACGCATCAAAGATGACGGCTTTGAAATTGGATCGCATGGGCATAATCACGACAACTACAGCAAATATGCCGATGAAGAGATCAGGACCCAGATCGGTAAGGCAGATACCATCCTCCATGAGCTGACTGGCAAAAAGCCCAAACTGATCCGCTTTCCGAACGGCGATTTTGATAAAAGGGTGCTGAAGATCGCCCACAGTATGGGCTACACCGTCATCCAGTGGGATACCGACTCCAAGGACTGGATGAATCCAGGAGTGGACACCATCGTCAACAACGTGCTCGCAAAGGCTCATCCCGGGGATATCGTTCTTCTCCATGCCAGCGACAGCTGCAAAGAAACCCATCTCGCCTTGCCCAAAATTATCGACAAGCTGCGTGCCGACGGTTATCAATTCGTAACAGTCTCGGAACTGATTGCCGGCTCGCAGGTCAAGACCCAAGAGCTCAATTAA
- the gerD gene encoding spore germination lipoprotein GerD has translation MRMKSISLWLLLAVSLVMTSCGGGQGQAQGSSQPDYKSVKDMVLDILQTEEAKDSVAKMMKDEKFTQKLILDESTVKTTLIQSIASPENTHIKEAFKDPKFASTLAKSMKNEHKTLMKDLMKDPEYQKMLVEIMKDPEFEKNMLELMRSSAYRKQTMQVMKESLQSPLFQTELMTLMTKATEDMMKPKEQQKKGKKGGQGGEGGQGGGGGGS, from the coding sequence ATGAGGATGAAGAGCATTTCTTTGTGGCTGTTGCTGGCGGTCAGCCTGGTGATGACAAGTTGCGGCGGCGGTCAAGGACAGGCCCAAGGTTCGTCACAGCCTGATTATAAAAGCGTAAAGGATATGGTGCTCGATATCCTGCAGACGGAGGAAGCGAAAGACTCCGTGGCCAAGATGATGAAGGATGAAAAATTTACGCAAAAACTCATCCTCGACGAGTCCACCGTAAAAACGACACTGATCCAGAGCATTGCCAGTCCGGAAAATACGCATATCAAAGAAGCCTTTAAGGATCCCAAGTTCGCCAGCACCCTCGCCAAGTCGATGAAAAACGAACACAAAACCTTGATGAAAGACTTGATGAAGGACCCCGAGTATCAAAAAATGCTGGTCGAGATCATGAAGGATCCCGAATTTGAGAAAAATATGCTGGAATTGATGCGCAGTTCCGCATACCGCAAGCAGACGATGCAGGTGATGAAGGAATCCTTGCAAAGTCCACTGTTCCAAACCGAGCTCATGACACTGATGACCAAAGCCACGGAAGACATGATGAAGCCCAAGGAACAACAAAAGAAAGGCAAAAAAGGCGGGCAAGGCGGAGAGGGTGGCCAAGGCGGCGGTGGTGGTGGCAGTTAA
- a CDS encoding zf-HC2 domain-containing protein: MECREMIVLIHEFLDEDIDELSNQQLQSHLKTCGSCRRHLHELQKAIAFLQSASHIHVSADFTSRVVAKLPAPTKKKRFSAWLRNHPFLTAAAVFLFLMTGSAIASWYERDNTLQIASSSMDKLKIDRSRNVVVVPAGTTIDGDLVVRNGNVEVLGEVRGNVVAIEGKVILASTAQVAGSAESIEAIFDWIWYEVKNIGNDLLPIFP, encoded by the coding sequence ATGGAATGCCGAGAAATGATCGTCCTCATTCACGAGTTTCTGGATGAAGACATTGACGAATTGTCCAATCAGCAGCTGCAGTCCCACCTAAAAACATGTGGCTCTTGTCGTCGACATCTTCATGAGCTGCAAAAAGCGATCGCCTTTTTACAAAGTGCGTCTCATATACACGTCTCTGCGGATTTTACATCCCGGGTAGTGGCGAAGCTGCCTGCGCCGACCAAGAAAAAGCGGTTTTCCGCCTGGTTGCGCAACCATCCATTTCTTACAGCGGCCGCGGTCTTTCTCTTTTTGATGACGGGCAGCGCGATTGCCTCGTGGTACGAACGGGACAATACCCTGCAAATCGCTTCCTCCAGCATGGATAAGCTGAAAATCGACCGTTCGCGCAATGTGGTGGTGGTGCCCGCGGGTACGACGATTGATGGCGATCTGGTCGTACGGAATGGGAATGTCGAAGTGCTGGGAGAAGTGAGAGGGAATGTCGTGGCCATCGAGGGCAAGGTGATCCTGGCGTCTACAGCACAGGTCGCCGGCAGCGCCGAATCGATCGAGGCTATCTTCGATTGGATCTGGTATGAGGTGAAAAATATTGGAAATGACTTGCTTCCCATCTTCCCATAA
- the cwlD gene encoding N-acetylmuramoyl-L-alanine amidase CwlD, producing MARKVTGYILSVLLLVLLLTYEAPDRSSWTTWSLPLAGTVIAIDPGHGGKDGGAVSADGDVVEKEVTLAISLYLRDFLIQSGAHVIMTREDDRDLASEEAERLRRRKSEDIRNRVKFVNEHTPDFLVSVHVNSIPSPRWKGAQTFYHPAYKKSGDMAYLIQDEIKRVLENTDRLPSKTNDVFLIREVECPAVLVEVGFVSNEAEAKRLRSVEYQKAMANAIYQGILRHYAGENPPATS from the coding sequence GTGGCTCGAAAAGTTACGGGATATATTCTGTCAGTTCTTCTGCTCGTGCTGTTGCTCACCTACGAAGCGCCAGATCGCTCCTCCTGGACGACCTGGTCACTGCCATTGGCCGGAACCGTGATCGCGATCGATCCGGGGCACGGAGGCAAAGACGGTGGTGCTGTGTCGGCTGATGGCGACGTCGTGGAAAAAGAAGTGACGCTCGCGATTAGCCTGTATTTGCGGGATTTTCTCATTCAGTCAGGAGCTCATGTCATCATGACGAGGGAAGATGATCGGGATTTGGCATCGGAGGAAGCCGAGCGTCTCCGCAGGCGGAAATCGGAGGATATCCGAAACCGCGTCAAATTTGTCAACGAGCATACGCCCGACTTTCTGGTCAGCGTGCATGTTAATTCCATTCCCTCGCCCAGGTGGAAGGGAGCGCAGACGTTTTATCATCCGGCCTATAAAAAGAGCGGGGACATGGCCTATCTGATTCAGGATGAGATCAAGCGCGTCTTGGAAAATACCGACCGCTTACCCAGCAAAACCAACGATGTTTTCTTGATTCGCGAGGTCGAATGCCCAGCGGTCTTGGTCGAGGTCGGGTTTGTGAGCAATGAAGCAGAGGCAAAACGCTTGCGCTCGGTCGAATACCAAAAAGCGATGGCCAATGCCATCTACCAGGGAATCCTGCGTCATTACGCCGGGGAAAATCCGCCTGCGACCTCCTGA
- the cdaA gene encoding diadenylate cyclase CdaA, with translation MISLDYGDILRYGIDILLVTYVIYKLIMLIRGTRAVQLLKGIMVIIITWLASKYFQLTTLHWLMSQAFTFGVLAIVIIFQPELRRALEQLGRGKLFSRTNAIQDEEIVARVVQEVCKAVTYMAKRRIGALIVIERETGLNDFVETGIAINGRVSSELLINIFIPNTPLHDGAVIMRKDVILAAASYLPLSENSTISKELGTRHRAAIGVSEVSDGMAIVVSEETGQVSFTANGQMNRNLTEEQLAELLTGKLHPALKSKSGSLWQWRRKLNG, from the coding sequence ATGATATCACTGGACTATGGAGATATATTGCGGTATGGGATCGACATTCTGTTGGTCACGTACGTGATTTATAAATTGATCATGCTGATCCGCGGGACGCGTGCTGTACAGCTGCTCAAGGGGATCATGGTCATTATCATCACTTGGCTGGCAAGCAAGTATTTTCAGCTCACCACCCTGCACTGGCTGATGTCGCAAGCCTTTACCTTCGGGGTGCTGGCGATCGTCATCATCTTTCAGCCGGAGCTGCGCCGGGCGTTGGAACAGCTCGGGAGAGGAAAGCTTTTTTCGCGAACGAATGCCATCCAGGATGAAGAAATCGTGGCGAGGGTGGTGCAGGAGGTATGCAAGGCCGTCACGTATATGGCGAAGCGCCGGATCGGAGCGCTGATCGTCATCGAGAGGGAAACCGGCCTGAATGACTTCGTCGAGACAGGAATTGCCATAAACGGCCGAGTCAGTTCTGAACTGTTAATCAATATTTTTATTCCGAATACGCCATTGCACGATGGGGCGGTCATCATGAGAAAAGACGTCATTTTGGCAGCAGCGAGTTATTTGCCCCTTTCTGAAAACAGCACCATCTCCAAAGAGCTAGGCACCCGTCACCGCGCCGCTATCGGGGTAAGCGAGGTCTCTGACGGCATGGCCATCGTGGTGTCGGAGGAGACGGGACAGGTTTCCTTTACGGCAAACGGGCAAATGAACCGAAATCTGACCGAGGAGCAGTTGGCCGAACTGCTTACCGGGAAGCTGCATCCGGCCCTGAAGAGCAAATCTGGCAGTCTGTGGCAGTGGAGGCGAAAACTCAATGGATAA
- a CDS encoding P-loop NTPase — MLTKESVLEALRDVKDPEINRSLVELNMIRDIRIEGETVSLTVVLTISGCPLKAKIEEDVISAIKELGAKDVRLQFGSMTDEERAALSAQLRGGQASAPASAGQPPVLNPILAKDSKTTFIAVTSGKGGVGKSTVTVNLAVSLARLGKKVGIIDADIYGFSVPDMMNIEQRPTVIGETILPVEKFGVKVMSMGFFVEDNSPIIWRGPMLGKMLRNFFTEVHWGENLDYLLLDLPPGTGDMALDVHTLIPQSKEIVVTTPHATAAFVAARAGAMAKKTGHEILGVVENMAWYEAKDGSKEYVFGRGGGGKLAETLATELLAQIPLGQPENHPAEPDYSPSIYREESPIGQIYLDMAKHVVAKTEAAVNQ; from the coding sequence ATGTTGACCAAAGAAAGCGTACTGGAAGCGTTACGCGATGTAAAAGACCCGGAAATCAATCGCAGCCTGGTCGAATTAAATATGATCCGCGACATCCGCATCGAAGGAGAAACCGTGAGTCTGACGGTCGTTCTCACGATTTCCGGGTGTCCGTTGAAAGCGAAAATCGAAGAGGACGTCATCTCCGCGATCAAGGAGCTGGGGGCGAAAGACGTACGCCTGCAGTTTGGCTCCATGACCGATGAAGAGCGCGCGGCACTCAGCGCGCAGCTTCGCGGGGGACAGGCCTCCGCTCCGGCCTCCGCAGGTCAGCCGCCTGTGCTGAATCCGATTTTGGCCAAAGACTCGAAGACGACGTTTATCGCCGTTACATCCGGAAAAGGCGGCGTGGGCAAATCCACCGTAACCGTCAATCTGGCTGTATCGCTGGCCCGTCTCGGGAAAAAGGTGGGCATTATCGACGCAGACATCTACGGTTTCAGCGTGCCGGACATGATGAACATTGAACAGCGGCCTACGGTGATCGGAGAGACGATTTTACCCGTTGAAAAATTCGGCGTCAAGGTGATGTCGATGGGCTTCTTTGTGGAGGACAACTCCCCGATTATCTGGCGCGGTCCGATGCTCGGCAAGATGCTGCGCAACTTTTTCACCGAAGTTCACTGGGGGGAGAACCTGGATTACCTCCTGCTGGACCTGCCGCCCGGCACCGGTGATATGGCGCTGGATGTCCACACCCTGATCCCGCAAAGCAAGGAAATCGTCGTGACGACTCCTCACGCGACGGCTGCCTTCGTCGCAGCCCGCGCCGGTGCAATGGCGAAGAAGACAGGCCACGAGATCCTCGGTGTCGTCGAAAATATGGCCTGGTACGAGGCCAAGGACGGTTCCAAGGAATACGTCTTCGGCCGGGGCGGCGGGGGCAAACTGGCGGAGACCCTGGCGACCGAGCTGCTGGCGCAAATCCCGCTGGGCCAACCGGAAAATCATCCGGCCGAACCCGATTACTCACCTTCCATCTACAGGGAGGAATCGCCAATCGGACAAATTTACCTGGATATGGCCAAGCACGTGGTGGCCAAAACCGAAGCGGCAGTCAATCAATAG
- a CDS encoding aspartyl-phosphate phosphatase Spo0E family protein has translation MTQDDVLLQIEQLRQQLNEKYKEQETITTDMIELSVRLDHLLNQLHLHP, from the coding sequence ATGACTCAGGATGATGTTCTTCTCCAGATCGAACAACTGCGCCAACAGCTGAATGAAAAGTATAAAGAACAGGAAACCATCACGACCGACATGATCGAGCTGAGTGTACGCCTTGACCACCTGCTCAACCAACTGCATCTCCATCCTTAG
- a CDS encoding KinB-signaling pathway activation protein, which translates to MSLRKYGWLFFTTLLLGGLGGILVGLIFASDKLWEGSWANFFMGTFMQMLYGMTISIVAQMGLFAYMTITYFARGMFKNPTLWRNIQIFLVLFVFFDMVYLRYTMLGDGSNLGEFFVEPVLLLVIAVVTAYGKARLTNPSAWVPTLFFMFVFTALEWIPALKQHSFYSTMSMLVPLLFCNVWQVMQLHRILGR; encoded by the coding sequence GTGAGCTTGCGCAAGTATGGCTGGCTGTTTTTTACAACATTGCTGCTGGGTGGATTGGGCGGCATCTTGGTAGGTCTTATTTTCGCTTCCGATAAATTATGGGAAGGCTCTTGGGCCAATTTTTTTATGGGCACGTTTATGCAAATGCTGTATGGGATGACGATCAGCATCGTGGCACAGATGGGCTTGTTTGCCTATATGACTATTACCTATTTTGCCAGAGGAATGTTTAAAAACCCGACATTATGGAGAAATATTCAAATTTTCCTGGTGTTGTTTGTATTTTTTGACATGGTTTATTTGCGCTACACGATGCTGGGAGATGGAAGCAATTTAGGCGAGTTTTTCGTAGAGCCTGTCCTGCTGCTGGTGATTGCGGTCGTGACGGCTTATGGAAAAGCGCGGCTGACCAACCCCAGCGCATGGGTGCCGACGCTCTTTTTCATGTTTGTCTTTACTGCCTTGGAGTGGATTCCGGCGTTGAAGCAGCACAGTTTTTACTCGACGATGTCGATGCTGGTGCCTTTATTGTTCTGCAATGTCTGGCAGGTCATGCAGCTGCACCGCATTCTCGGCAGGTAA
- the rocF gene encoding arginase, with translation MNKNISIVGVPLDLGADRRGVDMGPSAIRYAGVVARLEQMGLNIQDRGDISVTRPHRFTETENHKYLDEVVEANTKLAEVVSEIMQEGRFPLVLGGDHSIALGTVAGVARHKKNLGVIWFDAHGDLNTGETSPSGNIHGMPLAASLGFGHERLVNIGGFAPKLQPENVVIIGARDLDRGERELIKRIGLKVFTMHEIDKLGMARVMEEAIAHVSRQTDGVHLSLDLDGLDPHDAPGVGTPVIGGISYREGHLALEMLAEADVLCSAEFVEVNPILDRENATARVAVALMSSAFGDKLL, from the coding sequence ATGAACAAAAACATCAGTATCGTAGGGGTGCCGCTTGATCTGGGAGCAGATCGTCGCGGTGTAGATATGGGACCTAGTGCGATTCGGTACGCCGGCGTCGTCGCCCGCTTGGAACAAATGGGCCTGAACATCCAGGACAGAGGAGACATTTCCGTCACCCGACCTCATCGTTTTACGGAAACAGAGAATCACAAATACCTCGACGAAGTGGTTGAGGCCAATACGAAGCTGGCTGAGGTGGTCAGCGAGATCATGCAAGAAGGGCGCTTTCCGCTCGTACTCGGAGGCGATCACAGCATCGCCCTCGGCACCGTGGCCGGCGTCGCACGCCATAAGAAAAACCTCGGCGTGATCTGGTTCGATGCCCATGGCGACCTCAATACAGGCGAAACCTCTCCGTCAGGAAATATCCACGGCATGCCGCTGGCTGCAAGCCTCGGATTTGGACATGAGCGGCTGGTCAACATCGGAGGCTTCGCACCAAAGCTGCAACCTGAAAATGTCGTGATTATCGGGGCGCGTGATTTGGATCGCGGGGAGAGGGAATTGATCAAGCGAATCGGTCTGAAGGTCTTTACGATGCACGAGATCGACAAGCTGGGGATGGCCCGTGTGATGGAAGAGGCAATCGCGCATGTATCGAGACAGACCGATGGGGTACACCTCAGTCTCGATCTGGATGGTCTGGACCCGCATGACGCCCCAGGCGTAGGCACTCCGGTCATAGGCGGGATCTCCTACCGTGAAGGGCATTTGGCCCTGGAGATGCTGGCCGAGGCGGATGTTCTCTGTTCTGCGGAATTTGTCGAGGTGAACCCGATTCTCGACAGGGAAAATGCAACGGCGCGTGTCGCTGTGGCCCTCATGAGCTCCGCCTTTGGAGATAAACTTTTATAA
- a CDS encoding CdaR family protein, giving the protein MDKWINSHWFARVVALLLAVMLWTVVNLEGESATSTDSAPPLLIDSVVLHVKYDTDRFYVAKMPRTVQLALETNNPFYKHNLLPQDSREVYVDLMDKGKGTHRVPVQHKGFPDDVRVGVIPNIVEVTLEEKKTVEREVTVELLGQVAPGYKAGEPLVKPFRVLVRVPESQADRVAAVKAPVDLEGATSPIKTTVPLKVMDKSGNTLQGAEVIPLTAEVSVPVTSPYVQVPIKLNLTNELPDGYSLASVETNVDEVTVYGPKEVIDALKPETYPGPEVDLSDITSDRLIERKMPVLENIVKVEPDYLKIALKVVPSATKRMEKLPIRISGLAEDMQARVLSADGQEMSTMDVDAVGAPSILETLRPEDVQVLVDVSNMPAGVYEVPVTYIFNQPDYVKPAKNVITKVTVEITKR; this is encoded by the coding sequence ATGGATAAGTGGATAAACAGTCATTGGTTTGCGCGTGTGGTTGCTCTTTTGTTGGCTGTCATGCTGTGGACGGTGGTCAACCTGGAGGGGGAATCCGCCACTTCGACCGATTCCGCCCCGCCTCTTTTGATAGACAGTGTCGTACTGCATGTGAAATACGATACCGATCGCTTCTATGTGGCCAAGATGCCGCGAACGGTGCAGCTCGCACTGGAGACAAACAATCCGTTTTACAAGCATAATCTGCTCCCGCAAGACTCCCGCGAAGTATACGTGGATCTGATGGACAAAGGGAAGGGGACGCACCGCGTTCCGGTCCAGCACAAAGGCTTTCCCGACGATGTGAGGGTGGGTGTCATTCCGAACATCGTCGAGGTGACGCTGGAGGAAAAGAAAACGGTCGAGCGGGAGGTCACCGTGGAGCTGCTGGGACAGGTGGCGCCTGGGTACAAAGCCGGAGAGCCTTTGGTCAAGCCGTTCCGGGTCCTGGTGCGCGTGCCGGAGAGCCAGGCTGATCGGGTGGCAGCGGTCAAAGCTCCGGTCGATCTCGAAGGGGCGACCTCGCCGATCAAAACCACGGTGCCGCTGAAGGTCATGGACAAGTCGGGCAATACCTTGCAGGGAGCGGAAGTGATTCCGCTCACGGCGGAGGTGAGCGTGCCCGTCACCAGTCCGTATGTCCAGGTGCCCATTAAATTAAACTTGACGAATGAATTGCCCGATGGCTATAGTTTGGCTAGTGTGGAAACGAATGTGGATGAGGTAACGGTGTACGGTCCGAAAGAAGTCATCGATGCGCTGAAGCCGGAGACGTACCCGGGTCCGGAAGTGGATCTCAGTGACATTACCTCAGATCGTCTGATTGAGCGGAAGATGCCGGTCTTGGAGAACATCGTCAAGGTGGAGCCGGATTACCTGAAGATTGCCCTGAAGGTCGTACCGTCCGCCACCAAACGAATGGAGAAGCTGCCCATCCGGATCAGCGGCCTCGCTGAAGATATGCAGGCGCGCGTGCTCTCCGCCGATGGACAGGAAATGTCCACGATGGACGTGGATGCGGTTGGCGCACCGTCCATCCTGGAGACACTAAGACCAGAAGATGTGCAGGTCTTGGTGGATGTCAGCAACATGCCGGCTGGGGTGTACGAGGTTCCTGTCACTTATATTTTCAATCAGCCGGATTACGTGAAGCCGGCCAAGAACGTCATCACGAAAGTCACAGTCGAAATCACCAAAAGATAG
- the glmM gene encoding phosphoglucosamine mutase, which translates to MGKYFGTDGVRGVANAQLTPELAFRIGRIGGYVLTRHRQEGKPKVVIGRDTRISGQMLESALLSGLLSVGAEVVRLGVISTSGVAYLTRALGADAGVMISASHNPFPDNGIKFFGSNGFKLSDEVEAEIEQYLDAAEDTLPRPTGENIGAVLDFLEGGQKYLSHLKGTVSERFDGMKVVLDCANGAVSSLAARLFADVEAEVVTIGANPNGVNINEQCGSTHPERLQEEVLKHKAHLGLSFDGDADRCIAVDENGEIVDGDYIMAICARALKAKGKLNNNTVVTTVMANMGFFKGMEECGINTTKTAVGDRYVVEEMLRGGYNLGGEQSGHIVFLDYNTTGDGLLTGLQLLNIIKESGKPLSELKQVMVKYPQLLVNVRVEDKNKLNGNEAIEQAIREVEAKLAGNGRVLVRPSGTEPIVRVMAEGPDEAQLEELVNEIVEVVKKELV; encoded by the coding sequence ATGGGGAAGTATTTCGGAACAGATGGTGTGCGCGGAGTCGCCAATGCGCAGTTGACGCCGGAGTTGGCGTTTCGTATCGGCCGCATAGGCGGGTATGTTCTCACCAGACATAGACAGGAAGGCAAGCCCAAGGTAGTGATCGGGCGCGATACGCGGATCTCCGGTCAGATGCTGGAGAGCGCGCTGCTGTCCGGTCTCCTCTCGGTTGGAGCGGAAGTGGTCCGGTTGGGTGTCATCTCTACTTCTGGAGTGGCGTATCTCACGCGGGCTCTGGGAGCGGATGCCGGTGTCATGATTTCGGCTTCTCACAACCCCTTCCCGGATAATGGGATTAAATTTTTCGGAAGCAATGGCTTCAAGCTGTCGGATGAGGTGGAGGCGGAGATCGAGCAGTATCTGGATGCTGCCGAGGATACGCTGCCGCGTCCGACTGGCGAGAACATCGGAGCGGTGCTGGATTTTTTGGAGGGGGGACAAAAGTACCTCTCTCACCTGAAGGGTACTGTTTCGGAGCGCTTTGACGGCATGAAGGTCGTGCTCGATTGTGCCAACGGTGCAGTCTCTTCGCTGGCAGCCCGCCTGTTCGCCGACGTGGAGGCGGAAGTCGTCACCATCGGGGCGAATCCAAACGGCGTCAATATCAACGAACAATGCGGATCGACCCATCCTGAACGCTTGCAGGAGGAGGTCCTGAAGCACAAGGCGCATCTGGGCCTGTCTTTTGACGGGGATGCGGATCGCTGTATCGCCGTGGATGAGAATGGCGAAATCGTCGATGGGGATTACATCATGGCGATTTGCGCACGTGCTCTCAAGGCAAAAGGGAAGCTGAACAACAACACCGTCGTGACGACAGTCATGGCCAACATGGGCTTCTTCAAAGGCATGGAGGAATGCGGGATCAATACGACCAAAACGGCCGTAGGGGACCGCTACGTCGTGGAAGAGATGCTGCGCGGGGGCTACAACCTCGGCGGCGAGCAATCCGGCCACATCGTCTTCCTCGATTACAACACCACGGGAGACGGCCTGCTCACTGGCCTGCAGCTTTTGAACATTATCAAGGAATCAGGAAAGCCGCTGTCCGAGCTGAAGCAGGTTATGGTCAAATACCCGCAGCTGTTGGTCAACGTCCGCGTGGAAGACAAGAACAAGCTGAACGGCAACGAAGCGATCGAACAGGCGATCCGGGAAGTGGAAGCCAAGCTGGCTGGCAACGGCCGCGTCCTCGTCCGTCCATCCGGTACGGAGCCGATTGTGCGCGTCATGGCGGAAGGCCCGGACGAAGCGCAGCTGGAAGAGCTGGTCAACGAAATCGTCGAAGTCGTGAAAAAGGAACTCGTCTAA